A portion of the Scylla paramamosain isolate STU-SP2022 chromosome 2, ASM3559412v1, whole genome shotgun sequence genome contains these proteins:
- the LOC135111708 gene encoding uncharacterized protein LOC135111708 isoform X3: MEQANKHFILRTAERISFRFDIYLGDAGGKRSRADHEDVNVEKMSEPAKKKLIFSDDDMSPLPASPPPDAPSGQESQQQQPTSQSIPPPQESLMPPPTEAQPQRSDESTVGGKEGQEVKKKSQENRKKKNIPPNTPEDDSTPKLPVAPAAPRKKLVPRVIKTTPVIDSDDDDLFAFNSQMF, translated from the exons atggagcaagctAACAAACATTTCATCTTGAGAACTGCGG aacgcatctctttccgctttgatatctatctgggcgatgctgggggtaagcgaagccgtgctgaccatgaggatgtcaatgtggagaaaatgtcagaacctgcaaagaagaaattgatctttagtgatgacgacatgtcgccactgccggccagcccacctcctgacgctccatcaggacaggagtcgcaacagcagcagccgacATCGCAGTCGATTCCGCCACCTCAGGAGTCGCTGATGCCACCTCCGACCGAAGCACAGCCGCAACGGTCAGATGAGTCGACAGTAGGCGGcaaagagggtcaggaggtgaagaagaagtcgcaggaaaacagaaaaaaaaaaaatattccccctaacacgccagaggacgacagcacaccaaaactccccgttgctccagccgcccctcgtaagaagctggttcctagagttattaaaactacgcccgtcattgacagcgatgacgatgatctcttcgccttcaattcgcaaatgttttga